The genomic DNA CCAACTGCTATTGTTGGTACTCCTTTGCTTCTTAATATTGATGAAAAAAGTAACTCGTTTTTTAATTTATCAAATGATCGTAGCCTATAGATTATTGTTTGCCATCCTGTAATAGTTGTAACTTCATATGCTACTGTAAGTGGAAGTATTACATAAGTATCGTTACCACGACTTTTTAATTCTAGCATATATTTCGTAACTGCGTTTATGTATTCTTTATCCCCAGGAGCTGTAAAGAAAATTATGATATTTCTATCTCTGCTTAGATTCTTTGCTGTCTCCTTAATAGCATTAGTGAGAGCGCTAGTACGATCGTACGAACCTGAAATCGAAGAATTCCATTTAATGCTGCTGAGGGTTCTGATTATATCTATTAAAGCTACTTTTCCTCTTCTCATAGGAGATGTTTTCATGTATCTTTCTGAAAATAATGTGAGTCCTATTTTATCATCTCTCATGCTTGCATATTTAGCTATGCTTGCAAACGTTCTTGCACCCTGTTCTACAGGAGTTATTCCCCAATTACCTATGAACATCGTTTTTGAAGTGTCAAGAATTAACATAATATTAAGCGTTATCTCGCGCTCAAATTCTTTGACATAGAGCTTTCCATACTTTGCCAGAGCTTTCCAATAGATATATCTCGTTTCATCATTCTCTTGAAATTCTCTTACATCATAAAATTCAATACCACTACCCTTACTTTTAGTTCTAGACAAACCAACAGTTCGTGCTTGAACAGTCAACCTCGCTACTCTTATACTTTCAACCTTTGGATAGATCCTAATGGTGCTCTTAATATTCAAACTTGTTTTTAATCTAAAAAGTCCTAAAGGATCTCTTATGATTGCATCCAATGGTCCTATATCATGTTCACCAATTCTACCTAGTAAAGTTACTTTGAATTCTAAATAACCTTTTGGAAGGATGAGATGAACTCCTCCTGGCGAACCTCTTATTAATTTAAAGTACGAGGGATATTTTAGTGATAATTCTAACGGAAATATT from Thermoprotei archaeon includes the following:
- a CDS encoding DUF58 domain-containing protein, with amino-acid sequence MLQDVEKIKPTRRIFGILLLGLFLIMTDIFWKRGLIFLGILLIFLIPMAKSYVEISRNIFKKLKVNVSMFGNLEGKEINVVYRLYNPYYMPIFPLELSLKYPSYFKLIRGSPGGVHLILPKGYLEFKVTLLGRIGEHDIGPLDAIIRDPLGLFRLKTSLNIKSTIRIYPKVESIRVARLTVQARTVGLSRTKSKGSGIEFYDVREFQENDETRYIYWKALAKYGKLYVKEFEREITLNIMLILDTSKTMFIGNWGITPVEQGARTFASIAKYASMRDDKIGLTLFSERYMKTSPMRRGKVALIDIIRTLSSIKWNSSISGSYDRTSALTNAIKETAKNLSRDRNIIIFFTAPGDKEYINAVTKYMLELKSRGNDTYVILPLTVAYEVTTITGWQTIIYRLRSFDKLKNELLFSSILRSKGVPTIAVGPKDITQKIISSLEMIRASIG